In Lycium ferocissimum isolate CSIRO_LF1 chromosome 11, AGI_CSIRO_Lferr_CH_V1, whole genome shotgun sequence, a single genomic region encodes these proteins:
- the LOC132035923 gene encoding glycerol-3-phosphate acyltransferase 1: MTLPVKNMVFPMILLRLADWLLYKILAKSCYRAAMKVKNSGFFFKSSSFRSSHQIPLYPNINKCNLQGRKSETVACDIQGTLLRSESFFPYFMLIAFEGGSILRALLLLLSSPLLLFLDFELKLRVMIFITFCGMKLKDVESVGRAVLPKFFLENLNVHVYEVLKSAGSRVVFTSVPRVMVEGFLKEYLSVDCVKGTELHTVGKYFTGLVSCSGILIKHRALKEFDEEKKPDIGIGNSGLHDQLFISLCKEAYVVNKEDEKANTTSSSILPREKYPKPLVFHDGRLAFLPTPLATLTMFMWLPIGILLAIFRLFIGICLPYKMAIILGKLSGIRLRLKGTDPPRSENGKGVLYVCSHRTLLDPVFLSTSLGKPLTAVTYSLSKMSEILAPIKTVRLTRSRKRDGDTMQRLLSEGDLVVCPEGTTCREPYLLRFSSLFAELADEIVPVAMNTNVSMFYGTTASGLKCLDPIFFLMNPRPCYTVEILGKLPKELTCAGGKSSHEVANYIQKQLGAALGFECTNLTRRDKYLMLAGNEGVVEDQNSRINNPSTI; encoded by the exons atGACACTCCCAGTGAAAAATATGGTATTTCCAATGATACTACTAAGGCTAGCAGATTGGTTACTATACAAGATTCTAGCAAAATCATGTTATAGAGCTGCAATGAAAGTTAAAAACTCTGGCTTTTTCTTCAAGAGCTCATCTTTTAGATCATCCCATCAAATTCCTCTTTACCCGAATATAAACAAGTGTAATTTACAAGGAAGAAAATCAGAAACAGTTGCATGTGACATACAAGGCACACTACTTAGATCTGAATCTTTTTTCCCATATTTCATGTTAATTGCCTTTGAAGGTGGCAGCATATTAAGAGCCTTGTTGTTACTTCTATCAAGTCCACTTttattgtttcttgattttgaacTTAAATTGAGAGTTATGATATTTATAACTTTCTGTGGGATGAAATTAAAGGATGTGGAGAGTGTTGGCAGAGCTGTTTTGCCTAAGTTTTTTCTTGAGAATTTAAATGTTCATGTTTATGAAGTGTTGAAGTCAGCAGGGTCAAGGGTGGTATTTACTAGTGTGCCTAGAGTTATGGTGGAAGGTTTCCTTAAGGAGTATTTGAGTGTTGATTGTGTTAAAGGGACTGAGTTGCATACTGTTGGGAAATATTTTACTGGATTGGTATCTTGTTCTGGGATACTAATTAAGCATAGAGCATTAAAGGAATTTGATGAGGAAAAAAAGCCAGATATTGGTATTGGAAATTCAGGTCTTCATGATCAACTCTTTATCTCCCTATGCAAG GAAGCTTATGTGGTGAACAAAGAGGATGAAAAGGCAAATACTACAAGCTCCTCAATATTGCCGAGGGAAAAATATCCAAAGCCATTAGTTTTTCATGATGGAAGGCTAGCATTTCTACCTACACCTCTTGCAACATTAACCATGTTCATGTGGCTACCAATTGGAATACTACTAGCAATTTTCAGACTCTTCATTGGCATTTGTTTGCCTTACAAGATGGCCATTATCTTGGGCAAATTAAGTGGTATCAGGCTAAGATTAAAAGGCACTGATCCTCCAAGATCAGAAAATGGCAAAGGAGTGTTGTATGTTTGCTCTCACAGGACCCTTTTGGACCCTGTTTTTCTTAGCACATCTTTGGGAAAGCCTTTGACAGCAGTGACCTATAGTTTAAGTAAAATGTCTGAGATTCTTGCTCCTATAAAAACTGTGAGATTGACAAGATCAAGAAAGAGAGATGGGGATACCATGCAGAGATTGCTCAGTGAAG GTGATTTAGTGGTTTGTCCAGAAGGAACCACATGCAGGGAGCCATATCTATTGAGATTCAGCTCTTTATTTGCAGAATTAGCTGATGAGATTGTACCTGTGGCTATGAACACAAATGTGAGCATGTTTTATGGGACTACTGCTAGTGGGCTTAAATGCTTGGACCCAATTTTCTTCTTGATGAACCCAAGGCCTTGTTACACTGTTGAAATTCTTGGGAAATTGCCCAAAGAGTTGACTTGTGCTGGTGGAAAGTCAAGCCATGAAGTGGCTAATTACATACAAAAGCAATTAGGTGCTGCATTGGGATTTGAGTGCACTAATCTTACAAGAAGGGACAAGTATTTGATGCTAGCTGGGAATGAAGGGGTAGTTGAagatcaaaattcaagaataaaTAACCCTAGTACTATATAg
- the LOC132038316 gene encoding uncharacterized protein LOC132038316, with the protein MSRASLNRICKDENDPMLRETVRCKHGDLLTMQTSWSNDNPGRRFWSCPRYREKSCKFFGWRDRDEIDVRSKFVISRLANRVKDLEKSLAYFQSMEKEMKWVENECHDEVMTEGSSCQDQVISEEKDDHDLLIKEEINDVVIKEEKD; encoded by the exons ATGTCAAGGGCAAGCTTGAATCGCATTTGTAAAGATGAGAATGACCCAATGTTGCGTGAGACAGTGCGATGCAAACATGGAGACTTGCTGACAATGCAGACTTCGTGGTCGAATGATAATCCAGGAAGAAGATTTTGGTCTTGCCCACGCTATCGT GAAAAGTCATGCAAGTTCTTCGGGTGGAGGGATCGTGATGAGATTGATGTGCGATCCAAGTTTGTTATTTCAAGATTGGCGAATAGAGTTAAGGATTTGGAAAAATCATTAGCATATTTCCAAAGTATGGAGAAAGAGATGAAATGGGTGGAGAATGAGTGTCATGATGAGGTGATGACAGAAGGGAGTTCTTGTCAAGATCAAGTGATCTCAGAGGAGAAAGATGATCATGATCTGTTGATCAAAGAGGAGATAAATGATGTGGTGATCAAAGAGGAGAAAGATTAG
- the LOC132037819 gene encoding uncharacterized protein LOC132037819, with product MEQGAENCGRANMRRMENETETASQTAHTASQSQARSNRGRQTRKGWKMKLKVVKGVVEETLEEGCNSKIKRLKAQVVDMQKDLIKGQGWWGLEYWLMMMVVLLLILGCQIEGSLTLVEELL from the exons ATGGAACAAGGAGCTGAAAATTGTGGAAGAGCAAATATGAGAAGGATGGAAAATGAAACTGAGACAGCTAGTCAAACTGCTCATACAGCTAGTCAATCACAG GCTAGATCAAATAGGGGAAGACAAACAAGGAAAGGATGGAAAATGAAACTGAAAGTAGTGAAAGGGGTGGTGGAAGAGACATTGGAAGAGGGATGCAACAGTAAAATCAAGAGACTGAAGGCACAAGTAGTGGACATGCAAAAAGACCTTATAAAAGGCCAAGGATGGTGGGGGTTGGAGTATTGGTTGATGATGATGGTTGTACTACTCTTAAT CCTGGGATGCCAAATAGAAGGGTCATTGACACTGGTAGAAGAGCTCCTATGA
- the LOC132038317 gene encoding uncharacterized protein LOC132038317: MGRDYLDDLMYYNLDKWCKRYFKEHSKCDSVDNNMAESFNNWILAARYKTIITMLEEIRVKMMKRIGKLREFSNTWITDISSMSLKTLQENINKSMKCILSWNGERGFEIKDPWGCTHCVDIVRQTCSCRSWQLKGIPCSHAVAALHYKRLEPIHYVASCYNKDTYLSTYAHFIQPMNNMNMWPISNNPRVEPLVIRQMPGRPSKAIRKEAHGSKNTGKLSRRG; this comes from the exons atgggcAGAGACTATTTGGATGATCTCATGTATTACAACTTAGATAAATGGTGCAAAAGGTACTTCAAAGAGCACAGCAAGTGTGATTCAGTGGACAACAACATGGCTGAGAGTTTTAACAACTGGATATTGGCTGCAAGATACAAAACAATTATCACAATGCTAGAAGAGAttagggtgaagatgatgaaaagaaTTGGTAAGTTGAGAGAGTTTTCAAATACATGGATCACTGATATATCTTCCATGTCTCTCAAGACTCTACAAGAAAACATTAACAAGTCAATGAAGTGCATTTTGTCTTGGAATGGTGAAAGGGGTTTTGAAATTAAAGATCCTTGGGGCTGTACACATTGTGTTGACATTGTTAGGCAGACCTGTAGTTGCAGATCTTGGCAACTGAAGGGTATACCTTGTTCCCATGCAGTTGCTGCCCTACACTACAAGAGATTAGAGCCAATCCATTATGTAGCTAGCTGCTATAACAAGGATACCTATCTGAGCACATATGCCCATTTTATTCAGCCAATGAACAACATGAATATGTGGCCAATATCAAATAATCCAAGAGTAGAACCACTAGTAATCAGACAGATGCCTGGACGACCAAGCAAAGCTATAAGGAAGGAGGCTCATGGAAGCAAAAACACTGGAAAACTTAGCAGAAGAG GCTAA